In Streptomyces venezuelae, the sequence GAGGCGAAGTAGGCGGTGAGGCCGGCGAGCGGGACGGATCCGGCGAGCAGCAGGGTGAGGGCGGCCTGGGTGGAGCCGAACAGCAGGGTGGCGAGGGTGCCGAGGACGGCCAGGTAGGGGGGCGCGGAGGCGGTGGAGCCGGTGCCGACGGCGTGCCAGCCGTCGGTGTAGGCGGCCCAGAGCTCGGAGCCGCTGCCGGGGGCGGGCAGCAGGGCGCCGCCCATGAGGGAGCCGCCGCCGATCAGGGCGCGGCAGGCGGCGAGGGAGACGAGGGCCAGGAGGGCGAGCAGGAGGGGCGCGGGGTTGCGGGCGAGCCGCTTGAGGCGGGCGAAGCGCTCCGTCTCCACCAGGTACTCGCCGTCCTCGCGGGGGGCGTCGAGGACGCTGCCTCCGCCGTGCCGGCCCGCGGGGGCGGCGGCGGTGTCGCGGTCGCCGCCGAAGTAGCCGGCGAGCTGTTCCGCGTTGGCCCGCAGGGAGGCTCCCGGCGGGGGGAAGAGCGGGCGCAGTTCGGCGGCGGGGACGGCGGGGCGGCGGCGGGCCTTGCGGGCGGCGAGGAGCCGGCCCGGGCGGAGCAGGGTGGCGAGGAGGCCGGTGAGTTCGTCGACGGCCTGGCCGGGGGCCTTGCCGATGAGGTAGGCGAGGGTGCGGAGCACGGTGCCGAACAGGACGCGCAGCAGGACGTACGGCAGGGCGCGGCCGGAGCTGTTGGCGAGGATCGTGTAGACGGCGCCGGCCTTGTCGACGCGGTGCGGGCCGGCGGTGGTGCGTCCGGCGCAGTCGACGGTGCGGCGTTCGCGGGCGGCGGCCTCGGCGTGCCGCAGGACGGCGTCGGGGGCGACGAGGACGGTGTGGCCGGCGCTCTGGGCGCGCCAGCACAGGTCGACGTCGTCGCGCATCAGCGGCAGGCGGCGGTCGAAGCCGCCGAGCTCGTCGTAGACGTCGCGGCGGACCAGCATGCCGGCGGTGGAGACGGACAGGACGGGGCGTACCTGGTCGTGCTGGCCCTGGTCCTGTTCGCGGCGGTCGAGGCCGGTCCAGCGGCGGCCGCTGCGGGCGATGGTGACGCCGGCTTCGAGGAGCTGCTTCTTGTCGTACCAGCCGCGCAGTTTGGGGCCGATGACGGCGGCGTCGGGGTTGTCCTCGGCGACGCGGAGCAGTTCGGTGAGGGCGTCGGGTTCGGGGGCGCTGTCGTCGTGGAGCAGCCAGAGCCACTGGACGGGTTCGCCGTGGGGGAGCTCCGGGAGGTCGTACGTGTCGTCGCGCCAGGTGCGGCTGACGGGGTCCCAGCCGCTGGGGCGCTTGAGGTACGGGAGGTCCTCGGGGGTCAGGGTGCCCGCGGAGCGTGCGGCCTCGTCGACCGCGGTGCCGAAGCCGGTGCGGCGGGCGAGGTGCAGGACGCGGTCGTCGCCGAGGGCTTCGGTGAGCAGGCGCGCGGATTCGTCGGCGCTGCCGGTGTCGGCGGCGACGTGGTTCTGGGCGGGGCGTTCCTGGCCGAGGAGGCCGGCGAGTGTCCGGGGCAGCCAGCGGGCGCCGTCATGGGCGACGAGGACGGCGGTGACGACGTGCCGGGGGAACTCGGGTGTGGCCGGGGCCTGGTAGGAGGCCGTCGACTGGCTGTGCAGGGACATCGCGGTACGGGCCCTCCGGCCGGGGGTCCGGGGGTGGTGTGCCCTCGGAGGCTGCTGGACAGCGCCCCACCCTAACGGCTGCCACGACAGCGGTCCGCCTCCTGCGGGGAAGGTGCAGGAGGCGGACCGTGTGCCGTGGCGTGTGCCGCGCTCTTCGTCCCGTTCGGCGCGCTGTCCGTCATGGGGTGAAGTGCGCTCTGTCGTGCGCTCTGTCGTGCACTCCGTCGTGCGTTCCGCGGTGCTCGGAGTGGTGCGTGCAGTGGTGCGTCGAATGGTGCGTGACGTGCTGTGCCGGCTGTGCCGTGTGCTGTGCGGTCGGTGTCCGACCGGTGGTGCGTCGGCCGTTTCAGACCGCTGCCTTTTTCAGGCGGCGGCGTTCCCGCTCGGACAGACCGCCCCAGATGCCGAATCGCTCGTCGTTGGCGAGGGCGTACTCAAGGCATTCGGAGCGGACTTCGCAGGCGAGGCAGACCTTCTTGGCCTCGCGGGTGGAGCCGCCCTTCTCGGGAAAGAAGGACTCGGGGTCGGTCTGGGCGCACAGAGCGCGCTCCTGCCACCCGAGCTCTTCGTCCGCCTCCTCGACCAGCAGTTCCTGAAACAGCTCGGTCATGTGCGCCCCTCGCTCTGTCTGTGCGTCCCCGTGACGATGCCGTCACTGATTGCTACGTAACGACACGAGTGAAATTACAAGTGCGTGGCTCCGGGGCAGTCAAGCCGAGATCTGCTATTGGGCCCCTTATTCACTCTGCGGAACCAAGCCTATGCAGAAAGTGTTCATATCGCCAAAAATCGTGACACATGCCACCGGCACCACGGGATGCCGTCTTTACCCGTATTCCACGTGCCACCTCCGGGCGGGGTTGCGGTCCGGCCGGAGAAGCGGCGCAGATCACATTCAGGTCACGGAAGTCGGGATCGGGTTTGAGCGCCAACACAGCGGCACATCCCCTGCCGCACAGTGCACAAACCTTTCTCCGTGCACGGTAACCGGATGAGGTGAAACTTTTACCCCAAAGCGGACATTGGGTTGACAGTCAGGCCTTCGAGCCGTTCTCCTTGTTCGCATGTCAGCGCCCGCAGCCACCACCCGGACCCCCATTCGTGGGTTCCTGTGCGCTGCCCAGGTTCGCTGTTGCTGTTGCAGCTGTTGATGCCCGTGGAGCCCCGGCTCCCCAGAGCTCCGGCCCGCCCCCGCAGCAACCGCCAGCACGACTGACATCCGTCGAGGTACCTCCACGATGAACAGCACGAACAGCGCCGCCCCCGCCTCCCCCGTCGCTCCCGCCACGGTCGAGAGCGACCTCCAGATCGCCGGCGACATCCTCGCCGTCCAGCACCTCCTGCAGCCCGCCCGCGAACATCCGGCCACCATCGCCGAGTTCGCCGGGCTCGCCCGCTCCATCGCCGAGGACCGCGGCTCCTGGGAGCACCTCGTCGAGTACGACGCCACCACCCGCTGGTACCACCGGCTGCGCACCGGCCCCGGGTACGAGGTCTGGCTGCTCAGCTGGGTTCCCGGCCAGGGCAGCGGCCGCCACGACCACGGCGCCTCCTCCGGCGTCATGACCGTCCTGCAGGGCGAGCTCACCGAGCACACCCCGCGCGGCCGCAGCACCCACCGCCCCGGCACGCAGCGCGTCTTCGCCCCCGGCTACGCCCACGAGGTCGTCAACGACACCCTCGACGGCGCCGTCAGCCTGCACGTCTACTTCCCCGGCCTGACCGAGATGCCGATGCACAGCTGCTCCCCGGCCGAGTCCGAGACCGTACCGGCCTGAGCTCCGCCCGGCCTCCGCCCCCCGGCGACGGCACGGCTGACAGACTGTCCGCATGCGCATTGTTGTTCTGGCCGGCGGTATAGGCGGCGCCCGGTTCCTGTCCGGACTCAAGTCGGCGGTGCCCGACGCGGACATCACGGTCATCGGCAACACCGGTGACGACATTCACCTCTTCGGGCTCAAGGTCTGCCCCGACCTGGACACGGTGATGTACACCCTCGGCGGTGGCATCAACGAGGACCAGGGCT encodes:
- a CDS encoding cysteine dioxygenase; protein product: MNSTNSAAPASPVAPATVESDLQIAGDILAVQHLLQPAREHPATIAEFAGLARSIAEDRGSWEHLVEYDATTRWYHRLRTGPGYEVWLLSWVPGQGSGRHDHGASSGVMTVLQGELTEHTPRGRSTHRPGTQRVFAPGYAHEVVNDTLDGAVSLHVYFPGLTEMPMHSCSPAESETVPA
- a CDS encoding WhiB family transcriptional regulator; this translates as MTELFQELLVEEADEELGWQERALCAQTDPESFFPEKGGSTREAKKVCLACEVRSECLEYALANDERFGIWGGLSERERRRLKKAAV